The DNA sequence CTTCATTCTTTATAGATCATGGCTGTGGTAAATGGTTCACTTAGGTGCGTCAGTCAGTCAGTATTTTTAGACTTACCTATGGCGTTGAATATCTGGCTTCGGTGAACATCCAAGGTATAGAAAACCGGATGAAGCACTAGCTCTCCTCAGAATGCTCCAAAGAAGGAATATCAGCCTCCTATTTCTTCTATCTCAAgacatttcttttctcgaaCTTCgctattttcttttgttctatCATTGTGCGTATCGTCATCTTTTGGAGGACATACTGGACTATGATGTCTTCACCGCGGGAACATGAAATCTTTACCAACCTGGAGCGTTATTCATCAATTCAGAATGGCTACTATCCCAAGCTGAAGCACAATTCCATAAATGTGATATTCACACGAACAATCCTAACGAAGCCGGCGCCGACTTCATTTGATCTTCCTGAATCTCCTGGATCAGCGCACTGCCCGCATAATCCTCCAAGTCCAAGTCCAAGTAACCCTGGGCAGCCCACTTCCTCCCCGAGACGAAAATAGAATGACCATTGATACTCGTATCGCTAAGAATCCGCAAAAGACACTGCCCTGCATCTTCAACCGTGGCGAACACTACCCCCAGACTAGAAACATGGGCAAAAGCGTCCTCCGAGAGAATGTTTGTCTTCACATACCTACCCATATGTCAATGACTGCGTCACACAAGATATCCAATAGGACTACTTACCAAGGGGAGATAATATTAACCCGACTCCCGTAATAGAATGCCGTCCTTCGGAGAGCATGCATGATACCCCGCATAGCCCATTTACTGGCACAGTACTGAGGCGCGCGAGGGCAGTCAAGGAAGGCTGCACCAGATCCAATGAGAACCAAACATGTATCCTCTTGCTTTGGTGAGGGTGTCTGTCCGTTCTGTTTGATGAAGTAGTGCGATGCTAACTTGGCTGTGTATAATGTGCCTTGAATGTTAACGTCGATGGTGCTGAGATCCGGTTTTTGTGGCTCCTGGTCGTCGCCAGAGTATAGGAAGACTTCGTCCGGTCGATGGATTCCGGCGTTGGCGACAACGTAGTGGATTTTGCCTGTTGGCGAGAAGGAGACGGCTTCGCGGAAGAGACGGGCTTGGTCTTCCcagatggtggtgttgcatTGGATGTATTTCGTGCTTGGGGATGGTTAACAGGTTTTCTGGCATGGTAGGGCTATGGGGGATGGTACTCACCCCTTCAGCTCTGCTTCTaacttcttccctttttcttcgttcaGATCTGCGATACACACATTGACCCTAGATATTGTGTTAGGCGCCTGTTGTATATAGGTTCTGAGCGACCTACCCTTCAGCAACGAGGGCGCGAACATAGCCTTCGCCGAGTCCATTGGCACCTGCTTCAAGTTAATTGTCCTGTCCAGCATGGCCTGCTCTGTTGATGAGACTCTACCTCCAGTGACAATTGCCGTCTTTCCTTTTAGATTATTGGTGTCGAAGGGCAAGGAACAGTCGACGGGTCCGTTATGGGTATATCCTTGGGCTGGTTGAGACATGGCTGGTGCTGTGAGATAGGGTAAAGTGGTAGGAAATCATTGATTCTATTTCCGGGTGTCAAGGAATCTCTTTCAATTCTTATAACTGACAGACGCCCACATACTTTACTAAAAGTTCAGTTTTATAGTAACCAATGTGATCTCATACTGGACACTAAAAAGACGCTAATGCAAGTTGCTTATCCGAACCAAGGGTTCTGGTTTGTGTATGGAGTATCCCCACCAAAATCTTCCTATGTTCTCCACTCTACAATTTACCATGCACTCATTGCAGAGCAACAAACAGAAATTGTAATTATGTATACTATGTcaataaaacaaaacccGTGtctaagaaaaagaccatCTACTgcgttttcttcttcccaatATTGCCCACCTTTCGTAACTCAAACAAAATAACCAC is a window from the Aspergillus oryzae RIB40 DNA, chromosome 6 genome containing:
- a CDS encoding putative short chain dehydrogenase/reductase (predicted protein), with protein sequence MSQPAQGYTHNGPVDCSLPFDTNNLKGKTAIVTGGANGLGEGYVRALVAEGVNVCIADLNEEKGKKLEAELKGTKYIQCNTTIWEDQARLFREAVSFSPTGKIHYVVANAGIHRPDEVFLYSGDDQEPQKPDLSTIDVNIQGTLYTAKLASHYFIKQNGQTPSPKQEDTCLVLIGSGAAFLDCPRAPQYCASKWAMRGIMHALRRTAFYYGSRVNIISPWYVKTNILSEDAFAHVSSLGVVFATVEDAGQCLLRILSDTSINGHSIFVSGRKWAAQGYLDLDLEDYAGSALIQEIQEDQMKSAPASLGLFV